From a single Solanum dulcamara chromosome 4, daSolDulc1.2, whole genome shotgun sequence genomic region:
- the LOC129886940 gene encoding protein gamma response 1 isoform X1, whose translation MANHPQQSLQTAYPADNADAKYVSGLSTILVATIQEAKDRISQIEYIFCSQLFPNFQSTSRQIYSEARSAAETSWKEKEKDLLLQMEKMQFEKHKILQENQSLKMEKAKLLDSELSSANHVKELQNELKQRTSELNDLRETIQRSCILLETSAPLVCKYENPQRELEDKVLLLLKKQQSSELEVGRLQIELKNNLMEVDGGLELHNKLVQLVHSKTSSAAYKERQLKEYEQKTDKLLAELETTRRRVDELNEELREKTTAVEKGQKMQEKLLSKVQFLDAEIMKNEDLLNKYKNEKQLLMTKVKNLETDVCDLQKELMNIKSEVEEGRKLHDQLHQQLDLYSLERSKTGKELEELEKENKKLVAKLRESEEKIGKLQANLRERSKDSSEGMELHGKLLHLIQAKESELLAEKKKRKDMIASYKSLKSQYNFLCARYGLTSENMHLQSKLSEQSALQTDQSPLNSREVENKVPQASDFACKVIKQEGEQEVLDDDQGASLIPRSNSISLPTSSAFVAPNIPADVKSCPTVGTKRPVSYWRDTRSHQSRVGPDPHDDFLDTPLENIRGNLGKVMKDEVQNHAKPNSKDKKIENSDDETQDMNIDNDPKKPEMLPPVRSGATGFKYIEPVRKKAERENLKGVECLQCKKFYDAVLPGEDKESNGNRQNLRCEHHDGVSRHRYRYAPPLTPEGFWNIGFESEM comes from the exons ATGGCAAACCACCCACAACAGTCTCTGCAGACAGCATATCCTGCTGATAATGCTGATGCGAAGTATGTTTCTGGACTTAGTACTATTCTTGTTGCCACTATCCAGGAAGCAAAAGATAGGATTTCTCAGATAGAGTATATATTCTGCAGTCAACTCTTTCCAAACTTCCAGTCTACTTCTAGGCAAATATATTCTGAGGCAAGAAGCGCTGCTGAAACTTCAtggaaagaaaaggaaaaagatctGTTGCTCCAGATGGAAAAGATGCAATTTGAAAAGCACAAAATTCTTCAAGAAAACCAGTCCCTGAAAATGGAGAAAGCAAAGCTGTTGGATTCTGAATTGTCCTCAGCTAATCATGTTAAGGAGCTTCAAAATGAGTTGAAACAGAGAACTAGTGAATTAAACGATTTAAGGGAAACAATCCAGAGATCGTGTATTCTTCTTGAAACAAGTGCTCCACTTGTATGCAAATATGAGAACCCACAGAGAGAACTTGAAGATAAAGTTCTCCTGCTTCTGAAAAAACAACAGAGTTCAGAGCTTGAAGTTGGCAGGTTGCAGATAGAACTCAAGAATAACTTGATGGAAGTTGACGGTGGACTAGAGTTGCACAATAAGCTTGTCCAATTGGTTCATTCAAAGACTTCTTCAGCAGCATATAAAGAAAGGCAACTAAAAGAATATGAACAGAAGACAGACAAACTTCTTGCTGAGCTTGAAACTACACGAAGAAGAGTAGATGAACTCAACGAGGAACTTAGAGAGAAGACAACTGCAGTAGAAAAAGGACAGAAAATGCAAGAAAAGTTACTTAGCAAAGTTCAGTTCCTGGATGCTGAAATCATGAAGAATGAGGATTTGTTGAATAAATACAAGAATGAGAAACAACTACTTATGACCAAAGTAAAGAATCTGGAAACTGATGTATGTGATCTGCAGAAAGAACTCATGAATATAAAGTCCGAagtagaggagggaaggaagTTGCATGACCAGTTACATCAACAGTTAGATTTGTATTCTTTAGAAAGGTCAAAGACAGGGAAGGAGTTGGAAGAGCTTGAGAAGGAGAACAAAAAATTAGTAGCCAAATTGAGAGAATCGGAGGAAAAGATAGGTAAGCTTCAGGCAAATCTGAGAGAGAGAAGCAAGGATTCCTCTGAGGGGATGGAATTACATGGGAAGTTACTCCATCTGATTCAAGCAAAAGAATCCGAGTTGTTGGctgagaagaagaaaagaaaggatatgATTGCTTCTTATAAAAGTCTGAAATCACAGTACAACTTTTTATGTGCAAGATATGGTCTTACTTCAGAGAACATGCACCTACAAAGCAAATTATCAGAACAAAGTGCATTACAGACTGATCAGAGTCCTCTAAATTCACGTG AGGTTGAAAATAAAGTTCCTCAGGCTTCTGATTTTGCCTGCAAAGTAATTAAACAAGAAGGCGAACAGGAAGTGCTGGACGATGACCAAGGAGCTAGCCTGATCCCAAGATCCAACTCCATCTCACTTCCAACTTCAAGTGCTTTTGTTGCACCTAACATACCAGCCGATGTCAAATCTTGCCCAACAGTTGGTACAAAGCGTCCTGTTTCTTATTGGAGGGATACCAGATCACATCAGAGTCGTGTTGGACCTGATCCTCATGATGATTTTCTCGATACTCCCCTGGAGAATATCAGAGGAAACTTAGGAAAGGTGATGAAGGATGAAGTTCAGAATCACGCGAAACCAAAttcaaaagacaaaaaaattgaaaactcaGATGATGAAACTCAGGACATGAATATTGATAACGACCCTAAAAAGCCGGAAATGCTGCCTCCTGTCAGGTCTGGTGCGACAGGCTTCAAATATATTGAACCTGTGAGAAAGAAAGCTGAACGAGAAAATTTAAAGGGGGTCGAATGCCTGCAATGTAAAAAGTTTTATGATGCTGTTCTTCCTGGTGAAGATAAGGAGTCCAATGGTAATAGGCAAAACCTACGGTGTGAGCATCATGATGGAGTTTCAAGGCATCGATACAGATATGCACCTCCTTTAACTCCTGAAGGATTTTGGAATATTGGGTTTGAATCTGAAATGTGA
- the LOC129886940 gene encoding protein gamma response 1 isoform X2 yields MANHPQQSLQTAYPADNADANQLFPNFQSTSRQIYSEARSAAETSWKEKEKDLLLQMEKMQFEKHKILQENQSLKMEKAKLLDSELSSANHVKELQNELKQRTSELNDLRETIQRSCILLETSAPLVCKYENPQRELEDKVLLLLKKQQSSELEVGRLQIELKNNLMEVDGGLELHNKLVQLVHSKTSSAAYKERQLKEYEQKTDKLLAELETTRRRVDELNEELREKTTAVEKGQKMQEKLLSKVQFLDAEIMKNEDLLNKYKNEKQLLMTKVKNLETDVCDLQKELMNIKSEVEEGRKLHDQLHQQLDLYSLERSKTGKELEELEKENKKLVAKLRESEEKIGKLQANLRERSKDSSEGMELHGKLLHLIQAKESELLAEKKKRKDMIASYKSLKSQYNFLCARYGLTSENMHLQSKLSEQSALQTDQSPLNSREVENKVPQASDFACKVIKQEGEQEVLDDDQGASLIPRSNSISLPTSSAFVAPNIPADVKSCPTVGTKRPVSYWRDTRSHQSRVGPDPHDDFLDTPLENIRGNLGKVMKDEVQNHAKPNSKDKKIENSDDETQDMNIDNDPKKPEMLPPVRSGATGFKYIEPVRKKAERENLKGVECLQCKKFYDAVLPGEDKESNGNRQNLRCEHHDGVSRHRYRYAPPLTPEGFWNIGFESEM; encoded by the exons ATGGCAAACCACCCACAACAGTCTCTGCAGACAGCATATCCTGCTGATAATGCTGATGCGAA TCAACTCTTTCCAAACTTCCAGTCTACTTCTAGGCAAATATATTCTGAGGCAAGAAGCGCTGCTGAAACTTCAtggaaagaaaaggaaaaagatctGTTGCTCCAGATGGAAAAGATGCAATTTGAAAAGCACAAAATTCTTCAAGAAAACCAGTCCCTGAAAATGGAGAAAGCAAAGCTGTTGGATTCTGAATTGTCCTCAGCTAATCATGTTAAGGAGCTTCAAAATGAGTTGAAACAGAGAACTAGTGAATTAAACGATTTAAGGGAAACAATCCAGAGATCGTGTATTCTTCTTGAAACAAGTGCTCCACTTGTATGCAAATATGAGAACCCACAGAGAGAACTTGAAGATAAAGTTCTCCTGCTTCTGAAAAAACAACAGAGTTCAGAGCTTGAAGTTGGCAGGTTGCAGATAGAACTCAAGAATAACTTGATGGAAGTTGACGGTGGACTAGAGTTGCACAATAAGCTTGTCCAATTGGTTCATTCAAAGACTTCTTCAGCAGCATATAAAGAAAGGCAACTAAAAGAATATGAACAGAAGACAGACAAACTTCTTGCTGAGCTTGAAACTACACGAAGAAGAGTAGATGAACTCAACGAGGAACTTAGAGAGAAGACAACTGCAGTAGAAAAAGGACAGAAAATGCAAGAAAAGTTACTTAGCAAAGTTCAGTTCCTGGATGCTGAAATCATGAAGAATGAGGATTTGTTGAATAAATACAAGAATGAGAAACAACTACTTATGACCAAAGTAAAGAATCTGGAAACTGATGTATGTGATCTGCAGAAAGAACTCATGAATATAAAGTCCGAagtagaggagggaaggaagTTGCATGACCAGTTACATCAACAGTTAGATTTGTATTCTTTAGAAAGGTCAAAGACAGGGAAGGAGTTGGAAGAGCTTGAGAAGGAGAACAAAAAATTAGTAGCCAAATTGAGAGAATCGGAGGAAAAGATAGGTAAGCTTCAGGCAAATCTGAGAGAGAGAAGCAAGGATTCCTCTGAGGGGATGGAATTACATGGGAAGTTACTCCATCTGATTCAAGCAAAAGAATCCGAGTTGTTGGctgagaagaagaaaagaaaggatatgATTGCTTCTTATAAAAGTCTGAAATCACAGTACAACTTTTTATGTGCAAGATATGGTCTTACTTCAGAGAACATGCACCTACAAAGCAAATTATCAGAACAAAGTGCATTACAGACTGATCAGAGTCCTCTAAATTCACGTG AGGTTGAAAATAAAGTTCCTCAGGCTTCTGATTTTGCCTGCAAAGTAATTAAACAAGAAGGCGAACAGGAAGTGCTGGACGATGACCAAGGAGCTAGCCTGATCCCAAGATCCAACTCCATCTCACTTCCAACTTCAAGTGCTTTTGTTGCACCTAACATACCAGCCGATGTCAAATCTTGCCCAACAGTTGGTACAAAGCGTCCTGTTTCTTATTGGAGGGATACCAGATCACATCAGAGTCGTGTTGGACCTGATCCTCATGATGATTTTCTCGATACTCCCCTGGAGAATATCAGAGGAAACTTAGGAAAGGTGATGAAGGATGAAGTTCAGAATCACGCGAAACCAAAttcaaaagacaaaaaaattgaaaactcaGATGATGAAACTCAGGACATGAATATTGATAACGACCCTAAAAAGCCGGAAATGCTGCCTCCTGTCAGGTCTGGTGCGACAGGCTTCAAATATATTGAACCTGTGAGAAAGAAAGCTGAACGAGAAAATTTAAAGGGGGTCGAATGCCTGCAATGTAAAAAGTTTTATGATGCTGTTCTTCCTGGTGAAGATAAGGAGTCCAATGGTAATAGGCAAAACCTACGGTGTGAGCATCATGATGGAGTTTCAAGGCATCGATACAGATATGCACCTCCTTTAACTCCTGAAGGATTTTGGAATATTGGGTTTGAATCTGAAATGTGA